A genomic window from Cloacibacillus sp. includes:
- a CDS encoding VCBS repeat-containing protein codes for MPWEAGEVKYYYVNGGGTALGVNSGSFRGALSYRMTIGDFDDDGKAEAAVYFSRSTGDPNDGNRLEIYRIGAGDGGGFTSSQIYAEDTGSSSESYYSGGLAAGDLNGDGHDELVLLKPLSDGSVAMSVYQWKAGDFAKTADSAPTGVYLSSLSGVTASPLNAAIADIDGDGFGELMWTLGVKRSGENQLILYIHDWNSPKGADITGLGSKYEYNLHDFKEMGWTLNPDYIRHSLCTGYFIYDPQSRRAQIAVGCTGPYSHSTVDKNYSAHYVGVFSWSSGEGLKLNGKGKYDTASTYGIGSIVQAVDFYEESLVVGAPTVITVEDNIELYMVTQAPPKHWDRVRAAGSALSGYAEEDGKVTLDSFAVFDTDGYYTGMQLNGEWGSSSSETGTHGLKTGASLGLEISHKGSVVDKIFHRSENIANEDPMLDIGGQYGADRVRENTDEYTSAMNYTFSYRADRDDQLYYRANDYSVCRYPIILPADKRFITASDDAGVEYKAQNYFQFIVPTETASTFTPTPGRSISWYEPLHDNYNLFTYPKRLTDITGYPQGKEAKISINPYNPLSDINGEVFISGTGNIIGNLDASEFHMDASTSSKHSDMKHVSQTGGAHAYIHPTIGGKLTRESTIKIDLNGDYTWGTDSTTTTDASAMFGVTMAWPGARNYTMYTDSWSASDMQFKSDIAYFTHDDGAFCVGYAVPELESFQSRIWGPGSPYMTYADPGLLLPFRWNNDIKNKSAGHNIESMVYYLAENDNPNTSRQMRGLSFEKQEDASQAQTGDNHGTATKLLECGQKYNLSLRVINYSFVNTREVKVKFYYQPWTEGGTNYPAANPASDGGCEEITGDNPASIKSINGRTGNSDSGDNWDYAVLNGWTAPKDTGLGWLHAVISYDGEQLSTDNDHGYIMVGSYDPQDFFGTVSAQAANVARAASVSVENYPDIAITGVTAYEMAKDGTVSQEPLTIDEKSRSKKMKIDVRVKYTGGRLNIGGKEKEINYVPLLRVGLLAGKRGVNRSLLGATEFPLIRAGEERTFSFVYDPKNCDYDNGVAVRAFSPYLFASEQRDPRSQYKVLWNSIEHNGGSGGGCSAGLGALALLALLPLAWRKKR; via the coding sequence GTGCCGTGGGAAGCGGGAGAGGTCAAATACTACTATGTCAACGGCGGGGGTACGGCCCTGGGGGTGAATTCTGGGAGCTTTAGGGGCGCGCTCAGCTACCGGATGACAATCGGGGATTTTGACGATGACGGCAAAGCGGAGGCCGCGGTCTATTTTTCCAGAAGCACCGGCGACCCCAACGACGGCAACCGGCTGGAAATATATAGGATCGGGGCCGGCGACGGCGGCGGATTTACCTCTTCGCAGATATATGCGGAAGATACCGGCTCCTCGTCGGAATCCTACTACAGCGGCGGGCTGGCCGCCGGGGACCTCAATGGCGACGGCCACGACGAGCTGGTGCTGCTGAAACCCCTCTCCGACGGCTCCGTCGCGATGAGTGTCTACCAATGGAAAGCGGGCGACTTTGCCAAAACGGCAGATTCCGCTCCGACCGGCGTCTACCTGTCGTCGCTCTCCGGCGTCACCGCCTCTCCGCTGAACGCCGCTATCGCCGACATTGACGGTGACGGATTCGGCGAGCTGATGTGGACGCTCGGCGTCAAAAGAAGCGGTGAAAATCAGCTCATCCTCTATATCCACGACTGGAACAGCCCAAAGGGGGCCGACATAACTGGCCTTGGGTCGAAATACGAATATAACCTGCACGATTTCAAGGAGATGGGCTGGACCCTCAACCCCGACTATATCCGCCATTCGCTCTGCACCGGCTATTTCATCTATGACCCCCAGTCCAGAAGGGCCCAGATCGCGGTGGGGTGTACGGGACCTTACAGCCATTCGACAGTCGACAAAAATTATTCTGCCCATTACGTGGGTGTTTTCTCCTGGTCTTCCGGCGAGGGATTAAAACTGAATGGCAAGGGAAAGTACGACACGGCTTCGACCTATGGCATCGGATCGATAGTGCAGGCCGTAGATTTTTATGAGGAAAGCCTCGTAGTAGGCGCGCCGACGGTCATCACGGTGGAGGACAACATCGAGCTCTATATGGTGACGCAGGCGCCGCCGAAACACTGGGACCGCGTGCGCGCCGCCGGCAGCGCGCTGTCGGGTTATGCCGAGGAGGACGGCAAGGTGACGCTCGACTCCTTCGCAGTATTTGACACCGACGGCTACTACACCGGCATGCAGCTCAACGGCGAATGGGGGAGCTCCTCGTCCGAAACAGGTACGCACGGCCTGAAAACCGGCGCCTCCTTAGGACTTGAGATTTCGCACAAGGGCAGCGTGGTCGATAAAATATTCCACCGTTCGGAGAACATCGCCAATGAAGACCCGATGCTCGACATTGGCGGGCAGTACGGCGCCGACCGGGTAAGGGAAAATACGGACGAATATACGTCGGCCATGAATTATACCTTCTCCTACAGGGCGGACCGGGACGACCAGCTCTATTACCGGGCCAATGATTACAGCGTCTGCCGCTATCCGATAATCCTGCCGGCGGATAAGAGGTTCATAACGGCTTCCGACGACGCCGGCGTTGAATACAAGGCGCAGAACTACTTCCAGTTTATCGTCCCCACGGAGACGGCCTCGACCTTCACTCCGACGCCGGGAAGGAGCATCTCGTGGTACGAGCCGCTGCACGACAACTATAACCTCTTTACCTATCCCAAGCGGCTCACAGATATAACGGGATACCCGCAGGGGAAGGAGGCAAAAATATCTATCAATCCGTATAACCCCTTGTCCGACATCAACGGCGAGGTATTTATCTCCGGCACCGGCAACATTATCGGCAACCTTGACGCGAGCGAGTTCCATATGGACGCCTCCACCTCGTCTAAACACTCTGATATGAAGCATGTCAGCCAAACTGGCGGAGCCCATGCCTATATACATCCAACAATAGGTGGAAAACTTACCAGGGAATCTACCATCAAAATTGACCTTAACGGGGACTATACATGGGGCACGGACTCGACGACGACCACCGACGCCTCGGCAATGTTCGGCGTGACGATGGCCTGGCCCGGCGCACGCAATTATACGATGTACACCGATAGCTGGAGCGCCTCCGACATGCAGTTCAAGTCGGACATCGCCTACTTCACGCATGACGACGGAGCCTTCTGCGTCGGCTACGCCGTGCCGGAACTTGAATCGTTCCAAAGCAGGATATGGGGGCCCGGCAGCCCCTACATGACCTACGCCGACCCCGGGCTGCTGCTGCCCTTCCGCTGGAACAACGATATAAAGAATAAATCCGCCGGACACAACATCGAAAGCATGGTCTACTACCTAGCCGAAAACGACAACCCGAATACGAGCCGCCAGATGCGCGGCCTGAGCTTCGAGAAGCAGGAGGATGCTTCGCAGGCACAGACGGGAGACAATCACGGCACCGCGACAAAACTGCTCGAATGCGGACAGAAATACAACCTGAGCCTGCGCGTGATAAACTACAGCTTCGTTAATACAAGGGAGGTCAAGGTCAAATTCTATTACCAGCCCTGGACAGAGGGAGGGACAAACTATCCCGCCGCGAACCCGGCCTCGGACGGCGGCTGTGAAGAGATAACCGGCGACAATCCGGCGTCCATCAAGAGTATAAACGGACGCACCGGGAACTCGGATAGCGGAGACAACTGGGACTACGCCGTTCTCAACGGCTGGACGGCCCCCAAGGATACCGGCCTCGGCTGGCTGCACGCGGTGATATCATACGACGGCGAGCAGCTCAGCACCGACAACGACCACGGCTACATAATGGTCGGGAGCTACGACCCGCAGGACTTCTTCGGCACGGTGAGCGCCCAGGCGGCAAACGTCGCGCGCGCGGCCTCCGTCTCCGTCGAGAACTATCCCGATATCGCGATAACCGGCGTCACGGCCTACGAAATGGCGAAGGACGGCACCGTCTCCCAAGAGCCGCTGACGATCGACGAAAAATCGCGTTCTAAGAAGATGAAGATCGACGTCAGGGTGAAATACACGGGGGGCAGGCTCAACATCGGCGGCAAAGAAAAAGAGATAAACTACGTGCCTCTGCTGCGCGTAGGGCTGCTCGCTGGCAAAAGAGGCGTCAACCGCTCGCTGCTCGGCGCGACGGAATTCCCCCTCATCAGGGCGGGGGAGGAGCGCACCTTCAGCTTTGTCTACGACCCGAAGAACTGCGACTACGACAACGGTGTGGCGGTACGTGCCTTCTCACCCTACCTCTTCGCCTCGGAACAACGCGACCCCAGGAGCCAGTATAAGGTCCTCTGGAACTCCATCGAACATAACGGCGGTTCCGGCGGCGGATGCAGCGCCGGCCTCGGAGCGCTTGCGCTCCTCGCCCTCCTGCCGCTGGCATGGAGAAAGAAAAGGTAA
- a CDS encoding ADP-ribosylglycohydrolase family protein, with translation MLGALIGDIMGSVFERAPHKSKEFDFISERSRFTDDSMLTVATADALLHGYGYMPVFKYWGRSYPNAGYGQKFYRWCLSDNDETGESYGNGSAMRVSPIGWAFDSLDEVLEEAKRSAAPSHNHPEGLKGAGAVAAAVFLARGGKSKDEIRDYIAGEFGYDLNRPLEAIRPEYTFDSSCQGSVPEAIIAFLESEDFEDALCNAVSLGGDSDTQACIAGAIAEAFYGPVSKRWVTMLNILLPQEALRVVDAFNKKYLDSCYNFFCCGQESAEGRPSENGMPYELLNLNPGSCRWWVKELGMQDEVWAFVTESEIPREASVYFSTDTPVIFDQLCFKSFEDAFIALNRNGFDLYFENYAEGSGPGYYTSAPRGRFRIEPHPLFSSGKHWI, from the coding sequence ATGTTAGGCGCGCTGATTGGCGATATCATGGGCTCCGTCTTTGAGCGGGCCCCGCACAAGTCCAAAGAATTTGATTTTATCTCGGAGAGAAGCCGTTTCACGGACGATTCCATGCTCACCGTCGCGACGGCGGACGCACTTCTCCACGGCTACGGCTATATGCCGGTCTTTAAGTATTGGGGGCGTTCTTATCCGAACGCCGGATATGGGCAGAAGTTTTACCGCTGGTGCCTCTCCGACAACGACGAAACGGGAGAGAGCTACGGCAACGGCTCCGCGATGCGGGTCTCCCCCATCGGCTGGGCCTTTGACAGCCTTGACGAGGTGTTGGAGGAGGCTAAAAGGAGCGCGGCTCCGAGCCACAACCACCCGGAGGGCCTCAAAGGAGCGGGCGCCGTCGCCGCCGCCGTCTTTCTCGCGCGCGGCGGAAAGAGCAAAGATGAGATAAGGGATTATATCGCCGGGGAGTTCGGCTATGACCTGAACCGCCCGCTGGAGGCGATCCGTCCTGAATACACCTTTGATTCATCCTGTCAGGGCAGCGTGCCGGAGGCGATCATCGCCTTTCTGGAATCGGAGGACTTCGAGGACGCGCTCTGCAACGCCGTCTCGCTCGGGGGCGACTCCGATACGCAGGCCTGCATCGCGGGAGCGATCGCCGAGGCCTTTTACGGCCCCGTCTCGAAGCGCTGGGTGACGATGCTCAACATTCTTTTGCCGCAGGAGGCGCTGCGGGTCGTCGACGCGTTTAATAAGAAGTATCTTGATTCCTGCTATAATTTCTTCTGCTGCGGTCAGGAGAGCGCGGAGGGCCGCCCCTCGGAGAACGGCATGCCCTATGAACTGCTGAATCTGAACCCAGGAAGCTGCCGCTGGTGGGTGAAGGAGCTTGGAATGCAGGACGAAGTCTGGGCCTTTGTGACGGAGTCCGAGATCCCACGCGAGGCGAGCGTCTATTTCTCGACCGACACGCCTGTGATATTCGATCAGCTCTGCTTTAAATCATTTGAGGACGCCTTCATCGCGCTCAACAGGAATGGCTTCGACCTCTATTTTGAGAACTACGCGGAGGGCAGCGGACCGGGTTACTACACCTCCGCGCCGCGTGGACGCTTCCGTATCGAGCCGCACCCGCTGTTTTCCTCCGGTAAGCACTGGATATAA
- a CDS encoding histidine phosphatase family protein, which yields MRFFVIRHGETAWNVAGRFQGQQDTELNDKGLAQADLLGDRLAGHRFEAVLTSPLARAKVTAERAASRCEYGEFLTVGALTEINHGDWEGRLADEIAAEWPEELHRWHVSPETVTMPGPGGENLEDILRRAVPAVEAAAKRYEGDVLLASHDAVIKVLLCYWLGAPLASFFRFQVPNCSITVIEVKEGSAPRMLLMGDAAHLGDSFERPEQKGL from the coding sequence ATGAGATTTTTTGTAATAAGGCACGGAGAGACGGCCTGGAACGTCGCGGGACGTTTTCAGGGCCAGCAGGATACGGAGCTCAACGATAAGGGACTGGCGCAGGCCGATCTGCTTGGCGACCGTCTGGCCGGACATAGGTTCGAGGCGGTGCTGACAAGTCCCCTCGCGCGCGCGAAGGTGACGGCTGAACGCGCCGCGTCGCGCTGTGAGTACGGCGAGTTTTTAACGGTGGGGGCGCTGACGGAGATCAACCACGGTGACTGGGAGGGGCGTCTCGCCGACGAGATCGCGGCGGAGTGGCCCGAGGAGCTCCACCGCTGGCATGTGTCACCCGAGACGGTGACGATGCCAGGCCCCGGCGGAGAGAATCTTGAGGATATCCTGCGCCGCGCCGTCCCCGCGGTGGAGGCGGCGGCGAAAAGGTATGAGGGCGACGTGCTGCTGGCCTCGCACGACGCGGTAATCAAGGTGCTGCTGTGCTATTGGCTCGGCGCGCCGCTCGCGAGTTTTTTCCGCTTTCAGGTCCCTAACTGCAGTATAACTGTCATCGAGGTGAAGGAGGGCTCCGCGCCGCGGATGCTTCTGATGGGAGACGCCGCGCATCTGGGGGATAGCTTTGAACGCCCAGAGCAGAAAGGTCTGTAA
- a CDS encoding alanine--glyoxylate aminotransferase family protein has translation MKKKYLLTPGPVETPRSVLEAASRPLISHRCGEFSELFKGISRKLGRLLESGQPVVILPSSGTGALECAAVNFLRPGDVFISLSCGVFGDRFWEIAARTGARGIYVDTEPGSAPTPEAAATALRENPGVRALLITHNETSTGVTVPVREIIAALPVEGRPLVLADGVSSVGTIECLPESWGVDVLCTASQKGLMTPPGLGLVWLSKRALDELEGRECPSYYFDLKLHLKNMKPDSYANPYTPPVSLYYALDAALDIILDEGAPAWFAKRRRYAEAFAAALEELGYELLVRDRHLRSAGVTAFSAPGGASEAVRKRLSAAGFETAGGQGALKGKLIRAAHYSDWEMPEMEDILRAFAEAIGNNCDDRYLETARNIFENR, from the coding sequence TTGAAGAAAAAATATCTGCTCACCCCCGGGCCGGTGGAAACGCCTCGGAGTGTCCTGGAGGCCGCTTCGCGGCCGCTGATCAGCCACCGGTGCGGCGAGTTTTCGGAGCTTTTTAAGGGTATATCGCGCAAGCTGGGCCGCCTGCTCGAGAGCGGGCAGCCTGTGGTGATACTCCCCTCTTCGGGGACGGGCGCGCTCGAATGCGCCGCCGTGAATTTCCTGCGCCCCGGCGACGTCTTTATCTCGCTCTCCTGCGGCGTCTTCGGCGACCGTTTCTGGGAGATCGCCGCGCGCACGGGGGCCCGCGGGATATATGTGGACACGGAGCCCGGCAGTGCGCCGACTCCGGAAGCAGCGGCGACCGCGCTGCGCGAGAATCCCGGCGTACGCGCGCTGCTGATTACCCACAACGAGACCTCGACCGGCGTCACGGTGCCGGTGAGGGAGATAATAGCGGCGCTTCCCGTCGAGGGCCGCCCGCTGGTATTGGCCGACGGCGTGAGCTCCGTCGGGACGATCGAATGTCTGCCCGAAAGCTGGGGGGTGGACGTGCTCTGCACCGCCTCGCAGAAGGGGCTGATGACCCCTCCGGGGCTCGGCCTGGTATGGCTGTCGAAGCGGGCGCTTGACGAGCTCGAGGGCCGCGAATGTCCCAGTTATTATTTTGATTTGAAGCTTCATCTGAAAAATATGAAGCCGGACTCTTACGCCAACCCCTACACGCCGCCGGTATCGCTCTATTACGCGCTCGACGCGGCGCTGGATATCATCCTCGACGAGGGCGCGCCCGCGTGGTTCGCGAAGCGCCGCCGGTATGCGGAGGCCTTCGCGGCGGCCCTTGAGGAGCTCGGCTATGAGCTGCTGGTCAGGGACAGGCATCTGCGCTCCGCCGGTGTCACCGCCTTCTCCGCGCCTGGAGGCGCGAGCGAGGCGGTGAGAAAGCGCCTCTCCGCCGCCGGTTTTGAGACGGCGGGCGGCCAGGGGGCACTGAAGGGAAAGCTGATCCGCGCCGCGCATTACAGCGACTGGGAGATGCCGGAGATGGAGGATATTCTGCGTGCCTTCGCGGAGGCTATCGGCAATAATTGCGATGATAGATACTTAGAAACTGCCCGAAATATTTTTGAAAATAGATAA
- the serA gene encoding phosphoglycerate dehydrogenase, which yields MDNKWKILVTEKVGESGLDIFRNAPDVELDVEMGLTEDELIAKLPGYDGILTRSGTTMDEKKIEAGRNLKVIGRAGVGVDNIDLPAASRHGIIVINAPSGNTLAATELTMANMLAVVRHVPQACSSLHRGKWDRNRFTGCQLSGRKLLIIGLGRIGSEVAKRARAFDMEIIAYDPYIPQKKAESLHVELVSDLEGAVSLADVVTIHTPLTEETTNMIDADMLRAFKHGAYLVNCARGGIVDEAAVAEAVREGRLSGFATDVFSAEPLAKDHPFLAEDIAERIVITPHIGANTLEAQSEVSRIAAQNMLMVLRGEPYAHAVNLPFIEQTLNGDQRMYLSLSRKLGVLAAKLAQVRGAAAHNCHVTLRGALFEDEEKRVANQLRPYTIAVLKGMLEVSIGSSVTYMIAPLLAKDRRISIDESCGESKTYKNTIEVELETEKGAVSLLATITEEGRQRIVRVNDYWVDFVPSGKLLIFQNHDRPGVIGKIGSVLGEAGVNIANFALGRKEGSGLALGALEIDGETDDRLRGELVKSGDMVWVTTVDFTKAG from the coding sequence ATGGATAATAAATGGAAGATATTGGTTACGGAGAAGGTCGGCGAGTCAGGGCTTGATATTTTCAGGAACGCGCCCGATGTGGAGCTCGACGTGGAGATGGGGCTCACGGAGGACGAGCTGATCGCGAAGCTGCCCGGTTATGACGGGATCTTGACGCGCAGCGGCACGACGATGGATGAGAAGAAGATCGAGGCCGGAAGGAATCTCAAGGTTATCGGCCGCGCGGGGGTCGGCGTGGACAATATCGACCTGCCCGCCGCGAGCCGCCACGGCATTATCGTCATCAACGCGCCGAGCGGCAACACTCTCGCGGCGACGGAGCTGACGATGGCCAATATGCTCGCCGTCGTGCGCCACGTGCCGCAGGCCTGCAGCTCGCTGCACCGCGGCAAATGGGACCGCAACCGTTTTACGGGCTGCCAGCTCAGCGGCAGGAAGCTTTTGATAATCGGCCTCGGGCGCATCGGCAGCGAGGTGGCGAAGCGCGCGCGGGCCTTTGATATGGAGATCATCGCCTATGACCCCTATATACCGCAGAAGAAGGCCGAGTCCCTCCATGTGGAGTTGGTGAGCGACCTTGAGGGGGCCGTCTCTCTCGCGGACGTCGTGACTATCCACACGCCGCTGACGGAGGAGACCACCAATATGATCGACGCCGATATGCTGCGCGCCTTCAAGCACGGCGCTTATCTCGTCAACTGCGCGCGCGGCGGCATTGTCGACGAGGCGGCGGTGGCCGAAGCGGTGCGCGAGGGGCGGCTCTCAGGCTTCGCGACTGACGTGTTCAGCGCCGAGCCGCTGGCGAAAGATCACCCATTCCTCGCGGAGGATATCGCCGAGAGGATCGTCATCACGCCGCATATTGGTGCTAATACTCTGGAGGCGCAGTCCGAGGTCTCGCGCATCGCGGCGCAGAATATGCTGATGGTGCTTCGCGGCGAGCCCTATGCCCACGCGGTGAATCTTCCCTTTATAGAGCAGACGCTGAACGGCGACCAGCGGATGTATCTGAGCCTCTCACGCAAGCTCGGCGTGCTCGCGGCCAAGCTCGCTCAGGTGCGCGGCGCCGCCGCCCACAACTGCCATGTCACGCTGCGCGGCGCGCTCTTTGAGGATGAGGAGAAGCGCGTCGCAAACCAGCTGCGCCCTTACACGATCGCCGTCCTCAAGGGGATGCTCGAGGTGAGCATAGGTTCTTCCGTCACTTACATGATCGCCCCGCTGCTCGCGAAGGACCGCCGCATTTCGATAGACGAGAGCTGCGGCGAGTCAAAGACCTACAAGAATACCATCGAGGTGGAGCTGGAGACGGAGAAGGGAGCGGTCTCCCTGCTGGCGACGATCACGGAGGAGGGACGCCAGCGCATCGTGCGCGTTAATGACTATTGGGTGGATTTCGTGCCGAGCGGCAAGCTGCTCATCTTCCAGAACCACGACCGTCCCGGCGTCATCGGCAAGATCGGCAGCGTCCTCGGCGAGGCGGGGGTCAATATCGCGAACTTCGCCCTTGGCCGCAAGGAGGGCAGCGGCCTCGCGCTCGGCGCTCTGGAGATAGACGGAGAGACTGACGACCGTCTGCGCGGTGAGCTCGTGAAGAGCGGCGATATGGTCTGGGTGACGACGGTTGATTTTACGAAGGCGGGATAG